One Dictyostelium discoideum AX4 chromosome 3 chromosome, whole genome shotgun sequence genomic region harbors:
- a CDS encoding D111/G-patch domain-containing protein, with the protein MFQSNQYDEYNKTNKSDEENESNENENENENENENRSEDGDQDSEDSFIYEEDDEEEEDTPKLSFGAKFLAKHGHIEGQGLGKEKDGRIDLIEVDRFQSTKGLGFAENDLPEFYRVTKHILEDEDVDFPSKQRFEWISCNSEGYNFWEGFPVDHTLVKFVANDSITDKPRRGHCSVELLMELDQHKNALDTLDPNRFYVARKKSNPYESIKGSIFINRAAVKMANIDKLADLLTPIIPVPGKPRDFIYFGDVCAGPGGFTEYVYWKKTRGGKIKGEEGLDLDDVVKGFGFTIKGQCDWNVEKFSKQIPIHNFVKEYGLDDTGNILKSENIRDFSSKVFYNTNGFGLQLFLADGGINTDGKESLQELMLQQLILCQILTMFETIGRGGNFVCKIFDTFTPFTIGLLYLVYQHFQSFSIVKPFTSRPLNSERYIICKNFLSYRPMNIIDFLHYINSLLNNNQTILELIEINSMDPNFLRYILESNELICLRQIKAFSLFKKYVEDIELPPIDQKEIRAKCLEEWGLPKETKYDIENYQKHKNRQKHHHNNHSNNNNNNNNSNNNNNNNNQHQHQHHQHQHHQNQHQNQYQHQNQHKKYNNNINNNSNNSSPNSSPNLTSSPNLNSPPNINNGNNHQNNNNNNSNNNNNNNNNNNNNNNNNNNNNNNNNNNKNRRFISTKLVKNNSQFQQKPPPPHRHMSPLQIQQQFLLQQQKEQQLLQQPQKDQLHQLHQQQSQSALPDFSAANFMEALLKRKNDSQQ; encoded by the exons ATGTTCCAATCAAATCAATATGATGAATACAATAAAACGAATAAGAGTGATGAAGAAAACGAaagtaatgaaaatgaaaatgaaaatgaaaacgaaaatgaaaatagaaGTGAAGACGGTGATCAAGATAGCGAAGATAGTTTCATctatgaagaagatgatgaagaggaagaagataCACCTAAATTAAGTTTTGGTGCAAAATTTTTG gcAAAACATGGACATATTGAAGGTCAAGGATTAGGTAAGGAAAAAGATGGCagaattgatttaattgaagttGATAGATTCCAAAGTACAAAAGGACTTGGATTTGCAGAGAATGATTTACCAGAATTTTATAGAGTAACTAAACATATATTAGAGGATGAGGATGTTGATTTTCCATCAAAACAAAGATTTGAATGGATAAGTTGTAATAGTGAAGGTTATAATTTTTGGGAAGGATTTCCAGTTGATCATACTCTTGTTAAATTTGTTGCTAATGATTCAATAACAGATAAACCAAGAAGAGGTCATTGTTCAGTAGAGTTATTAATGGAATTAGATCAACATAAAAATGCATTGGATACTTTAGACCCAAATAGATTCTATGTTGCAAGAAAGAAATCAAATCCttatgaatcaattaaaggtTCAATCTTTATTAATAGAGCTGCTGTTAAAATGgcaaatattgataaattggCTGACTTATTAACACCAATTATACCTGTACCTGGTAAACCA agagattttatttattttggtgATGTTTGTGCAGGACCTGGTGGATTTACAGAATATGTTTATTGGAAGAAAACTAGAGGTGGTAAAATTAAAGGTGAAGAAGGTTTAGATTTAGATGATGTTGTAAAAGGATTTGGATTTACAATTAAAGGACAATGTGATTGGAATGTTGAgaaattttcaaaacaaattcCAATTCATAACTTTGTGAAAGAGTATGGTTTAGATGATACAGGTAACATATTAAAGAGTGAAAATATTAGAGATTTCTCAAGTAAAGTTTTCTATAATACCAATGGATTCGGGTTACAATTGTTTTTAGCCGATGGTGGTATAAACACCGATGGTAAGGAGAGTTTACAAGAATTAATGcttcaacaattaattctttGTCAAATTTTAACAATGTTTGAAACTATTGGTAGAGGTGGTAATTTTGTTTGTAAAATTTTCGATACTTTTACTCCATTCACAATTGGTTTACTTTATTTAGTTTATCAAcattttcaatcattttcaattgttaaaCCTTTTACAAGTAGACCTTTAAATTCTGAACGTTatataatttgtaaaaatttcTTATCTTATCGTCCAATGAATATCATTGATTTCTTACATTatataaattctttattaaataataatcaaacaattttagaattaattgaaattaattcaatggatccaaattttttaagatatattttagaatcaaatgaatt aatatgTTTAAGACAAATTAAagcattttctttatttaaaaaatatgttGAAGATATTGAATTACCTCCAATTgatcaaaaagaaattagagCAAAATGTTTAGAAGAATGGGGTTTaccaaaagaaacaaaatatgatattgaaaattatcaaaaacataaaaatagGCAAAAGCATCACCATAATAAtcatagtaataataataataataataataatagtaataataataataataataataaccaacaccaacaccaacaccatcaacatcaacatcaccaaaaccaacatcaaaatcaataccaacatcaaaatcaacataaaaaatataataataatattaataataatagtaataattcaTCCCCAAATTCATCACCAAACTTGACttcatcaccaaatttaaattcaccaccaaatattaataatggtaataaccaccaaaataacaataataataatagtaataataataataataataataataataataataataataataataataataataataataataataataataataataataagaatcgTAGATTTATCAGTACAAAATTAGTAAAGAATAATTCtcaatttcaacaaaaaCCTCCACCACCTCATAGACATATGTCTCCattacaaatacaacaacaatttttacttcaacaacaaaaagagcAACAGCTACttcaacaaccacaaaaaGATCAATTACATCAAttacaccaacaacaatcacaatcagCTTTACCCGATTTCTCTGCTGCCAATTTCATGGAAGCATTATTAAAGAGAAAAAATGATTCACAACAATAA
- a CDS encoding GCN1-like protein: MNEENPSSSIILDDQQQQDSFYSEIKELEKSIQSNKLSERKNTLTRINSIGKHELSTQENDATTTTTTTTVDLEEKLKVLIYLYFTSYSIGPDSQWIFSLVQSLKQLFKDISSATNTSLVTDELKINIVKFTLREIGRLAKLLPTNKRSKYVPQNTLMSFSLVLLNYFIDQIQSNSDLTTLLFAAQELLYRELTLQHMKNNQPIFNQILNKNKILTFYQNIVTKDSSNKSFFIVYFLLRNFTDQSNKQKEQDNTFKINDLLNIYNKTVIGSSQQKIEEHKFFKRLFNQLTNEDLQSIILPPLSRHIKRDQDQVFKILIFILENLSSDFNVIDLSSLLKSMLLPMLLPVIQSTISIEENRKLLKKTFTLIIERSKDTKLISSMITDDLLKTLSVAGNPSQKLIIISIISSIISTKNFIERLSLTTEKLQLSKQILQSISIYLEKELNKDNRNKGFKLLGKVMKMVEELPEQTIKIITNSLKNDDDIIKGQVILSLSKSLGPEANGTNKKVIQIINGFTETINTILKNVKNAKTCDPSTTTASLHYMLSLITTTGVPKNDIFTKYSTDKTTISNLYASTSFLHTDGFIQRTSKKDHAIDLLLTLFLRVKSFPSIKLNDKSPLYSSVLNCLLHSQWSVSKHSAIKIRSILSRNDSVDIDYPLLSNQLLIEFSTILFDDSLIITPQIINSNVESTTTTTTTISNKKNYLIAFRSILSKNIKSELYPMLSLICYHPFINYNWKRVSSLIQNDVNTTLSSNAIEISKYIFEKGLNQKKNKSYQQAFQQAINGLMNYNVPLLNEELVKLMVKALSYEPVLAITQQQWSIYHTLPTELFVEKQEQLVESRNDRKVKPKTAEEQRDEESRKRIEEKKKIQSGELEKQEKERQKQLAAQAVIRKDVQDVIDRLHLAMDTCQTMAKSSSNPQFVGEFMSPIIVALLQLMKHEITNHQFTQVFEKLICCVPSRFKLDRSFARHYIYIINNIYYRPTLSEIQILGFIQKILTHIRESIAKEALSGFAFNYFWPIIKNGLETTISFTIQEISMEIIQKHTAQGQAYPRGSMISSLIIVVSTNSRLEAQARNTIFQLIEGVETSDIGELMEGIISKHVQVRSICLQAIEKIPSIYSPSFVWEDKYIGSLWFARFDNHDANTSALAEKIWLATNQPTQLPEDFMKLLSDSTFNVNSETRKINALAIKEAATCHTHMIPEIVDNLFEIYEQNYPDEIRETPITSKFRISVATALSGLGNAIVEPEVLKSLFTKIIERGLFDPKEEVVQEFVSTGMSIINQQGVQFSGELLATFEAFLARPDNGTGEEDSIRANVVVYMGALAKHMDASNPKVSIVIDKLVDALSIPSESVQVGISKCIAQLIPSFKKQGDRLIPMLLEKLKNSSGNYADRRGAAFGLAGSVKGLGIGSLKNYSILDTLQSYIEDKKHPTSRQGALFAFECLCNTIGRVFEPYIIHILPKLLVCFGDNVSEVRDATADTAKAIMSQLSGHGVKIVLPALLKALDDRSWRTKEGSIELLGAMAFCAPKQLSSCLPTIVPKLTYVLNDTHTKVQEAAKEALSHIGSVIRNPEIQIHVPLLLQTYDDPEIHSKELLENLLSTNYVHTIDPASLSLLLPILERTLKERSSELKKMSCQIVGNLCSLTEPKDLVPYLNILMPVMKTVLLDPIPEVRAICARALGLLVRGMGEENFSTLIPWLLETVKSDQGAVERSGAAQGLSEVLASLDISRFNSLINELLAMTNSPRPHVREGILSIFIFTPISLGDLFLPYLPKVLPQVLKGLADDSDPVREVCMRCGQSIVLQFAVTGIEVIVPALEKVLFHENWRIRLSCVQLFGDLLFKLAGTTAQEVQSNNSSYNAKDDDDDEPGSSGNDIQKILGKERLGRILSSLYMMRFDNNSSVRQKVLLIWKYIVSNTPKTLREILPTLIEMIISSIGSNNVEKRQISAKTLGDIVSKLSDRILPEILPILERGLRSELEETRQGVCIGLSEVISSAKTQLLPYLSSVVTCITKALCDPLIDVREAAAKAFDHLYHTFGSKASNEILPQLIQLLDNSNNKDLAGYALDGLRQVILVRSSIVLPVLIPKLLSRPISTSNVTALSSLAADAGEGLYVHLSTIIPSLIESFTNPNTISNAKEIKEAAVSICKSIDEQGWDTLIGLLIEQTEIRLPNIRLGACELIGEFYNGNTMVTEYPEELLLSLLSLFNDPDALVQQAANNALGFITKSLKKDNLTYLPVFQKGIQLLVNETYEEVSTIPGFCLPKGLASVLPVLISGLMYGTSDQREQATNTLRTVINHTSADALKPFVMQITGPLILVIGDKFPWQVKSAILQTLSLLISKSPASMKIFLHQLQPTFIKCLSDSHKNVRTNAASALGLLMTLSSSVDQLVNSLITGISTADSISQESKLRALQSIFEKKPKVEQATLDKAIATIVDFLYQPSDDLRSMVAQTIGASSKCFTSLTELNQFIKTNLISPSQSVLSRYGKSLALGEIFKASGKNLIDSQSPNMPTIIKIIQTDCRDEKGPIRESSAYLAEAILVASPLTYAKDLVPSICHLIGDQSSSVSISALNVIKRFCKSNQQLSRQYLRDIVVPTMNRLKERTNLPLKLAAERTLVHSLQIFKESIVMDDLIKQLELSGDSSMANSLIDYHKRVLMKLSPDSDIEK; the protein is encoded by the exons atgaatgaagAGAACCCATCATCATCTATTATTTTAGATGATCAGCAACAACAAGACAGTTTCTAtagtgaaattaaagaattagagaaatcaattcaatcaaataaattgaGTGAAAGAAAAAATACATTAACAAGAATTAACTCAATAGGTAAACACGAATTATCAACTCAAGAGAATGATGcaacaacgacaacaacaacaacaacagttgATTTagaagagaaattaaaagtattGATCTATTTATACTTTACAAGTTATTCAATTGGACCTGATTCACAATGGATTTTCAGTTTAGTTCAATCTTTAAAGCAATTATTTAAGGATATTTCAAGCGCAACTAATACTAGCCTTGTGACCGAtgaattaaagataaatatTGTCAAATTTACACTTAGAGAGATTGGTAGATTAGCGAAATTATTACCAACAAATAAAAGATCAAAATATGTTCCACAAAATACTTTAATGTCATTCTCTTTAGTTTTACTAAACTATTTCATTgatcaaattcaatcaaattcCGATTTAACTACACTCTTATTTGCTGCTCAAGAATTATTATATCGTGAATTAACTTTACAACAtatgaaaaataatcaaccaatttttaatcaaattttaaac aaaaataaaattttaacattttatcaaaatattgTTACAAAAGATTCAAgtaataaaagtttttttattgtttattttttacttagAAATTTTACAGATcaatcaaataaacaaaaagaacaagataatacattcaaaattaatgatttattaaatatttataataagaCAGTTATTGGTAGTAGTCAACAAAAGATTGAAGaacataaattttttaagagGTTATTTAATCAATTGACAAATGAAGATTTACAATCGATTatattaccaccattatcacGTCATATCAAGAGAGATCAAGATCaagttttcaaaattttgatATTCATTTTAGAGAATCTTTCAAGTGATTTCaatgtaattgatttatcatcaCTTTTGAAATCAATGTTATTACCAATGTTGCTACCAGTGATTCAATCAACCATTTCAATCGAAGAGAATCGTAAACTCTTAAAGAAAACTTTTACTTTAATCATTGAGAGATCAAAAGATACAAAATTAATCTCATCAATGATTACCGATGATCTCTTAAAAACTTTATCAGTAGCTGGTAATCCATCACAAAAATTAAtcataatttcaattatctCTTCAATCATTTCAACtaaaaatttcattgaaAGATTATCTTTAACAACtgaaaaattacaattatcaaaacaaatacttcaatcaatttcaatttatttagaaaaagaat taaataaagataatagaaataaaggatttaaattattaggtAAAGTTATGAAAATGGTTGAAGAATTACCAGAACaaactataaaaattattacaaatagTTTAAagaatgatgatgatattataAAGGGACAAGTTATTTTATCactttcaaaatcattaggACCCGAAGCAAATggtacaaataaaaaagtgattcaaattattaatggTTTTACAGAGACTATTAATACAATCTTAAAGAATGTAAAGAATGCTAAAACTTGTGatccatcaacaacaacagcatcCTTACATTATATGTTATCATTGATTACAACCACTGGTGTACCAAAGAATGATATTTTCACCAAATATTCAACTGATAAAACTACAATCTCAAATCTATATGCATCAACATCATTCCTTCATACTGATGGTTTCATTCAAAGAACCTCAAAAAAAGATCATGCAAtcgatttattattaacattattcCTTAGAGTTAAATCTTTtccatcaattaaattaaatgacaAATCACCACTTTATTCATCTGTATTAAATTGTTTACTTCATAGTCAATGGTCAGTTTCAAAACATTCtgcaattaaaattagatcTATTTTATCAAGAAATGATTCTGTTGATATTGATTatccattattatcaaatcaattattaattgaattttctacaattttatttgatgattctttaattataacaccacaaataattaattcaaatgttgaatcaacaaccactacaacaactacaatttcaaataaaaagaattatttaattgcatttagatcaattttatcaaaaaatataaaaagtgAATTATATCCAATGttatcattaatttgttATCAtccatttataaattataattggaAACGTGTTTCATCATTGATTCAAAATGATGTAAATACAACTTTAAGTTCAAATGCTATTGAAATtagtaaatatatttttgaaaaaggtttaaatcaaaagaaaaataaatcttaTCAACAAGCATTCCAACAAGCTATCAATGGtttaatgaattataatGTACCATTGTTGAATGAAGAATTGGTTAAATTAATGGTAAAAGCATTATCTTATGAACCAGTTTTAGCAATTACTCAACAACAATGGTCAATCTATCATACGCTACCAACTGaattatttgttgaaaaacaagaacaacTCGTTGAATCTAGAAATGATCGTAAAGTTAAGCCAAAGACAGCCGAGGAACAACGTGATGAAGAGTCTAGAAAGAGAAttgaagaaaagaaaaagattcaaTCTGGTGAATTAGAGAAACAAGAGAAAGAAAGACAAAAACAATTGGCTGCTCAAGCTGTAATTCGTAAAGATGTTCAAGATGTTATCGATCGTTTACATTTAGCAATGGATACCTGTCAAACTATGGCCAAGTCAAGTTCAAATCCTCAATTTGTTGGTGAATTTATGTCACCAATTATAGTGGCATTATTACAATTGATGAAACATGAAATTACCAATCATCAATTCACTCAAGTATTTGAAAAGTTAATTTGTTGCGTACCATCACGTTTCAAATTGGATCGTTCATTTGCACGTCATTACATTTacattatcaataatatttattatcgTCCAACTTTATCAGAGATTCAAATTTTAGGTTTCattcaaaagattttaaCTCATATTAGAGAATCCATTGCAAAAGAGGCTTTGAGTGGTTTCGCTTTTAATTACTTTTGGCCAATTATAAAGAATGGTTTAGAGACTACAATCTCTTTTACAATTCAAGAGATTTCAATGGAGATCATTCAAAAACATACCGCTCAAGGTCAAGCCTATCCAAGAGGTTCAATGATTTCTTCTTTGATTATTGTGGTTTCAACCAATTCACGTTTAGAAGCTCAAGCTAGAAATACAATTTTCCAATTGATTGAAGGTGTTGAAACTAGTGATATTGGTGAATTAATGGAGGGTATTATCTCTAAACATGTTCAAGTTCGTTCGATTTGCTTACAAGCAATTGAGAAAATTCCTTCCATTTATTCACCATCATTCGTTTGGGAAGATAAATATATTGGTAGCCTTTGGTTTGCAAGATTCGATAATCATGATGCAAATACCTCTGCATTGGCAGAGAAGATTTGGTTGGCTACAAATCAACCAACTCAATTACCAGAGGATTTCATGAAACTTTTATCAGATTCAACTTTTAATGTAAACTCTGAAACTAGAAAAATCAATGCATTGGCAATTAAAGAGGCTGCCACTTGTCATACTCATATGATTCCAGAGATTGTTGATAATCTTTTCGAGATTTATGAACAAAATTATCCAGATGAAATTAGAGAAACTCCAATCACTAGTAAATTTAGAATTTCCGTAGCCACTGCTTTATCGGGTTTAGGTAATGCAATCGTTGAACCAGAGGTATTGAAATCATTATTCACTAAAATCATTGAGCGTGGTTTATTCGATCCAAAGGAAGAGGTTGTTCAAGAGTTTGTATCAACTGGTATGTCAATTATTAATCAACAAGGTGTTCAATTCTCTGGTGAATTGTTGGCAACTTTTGAAGCTTTCTTGGCACGTCCAGATAATGGAACAGGTGAAGAGGATTCAATTCGTGCAAATGTCGTCGTCTATATGGGTGCTTTGGCAAAACATATGGATGCTTCAAATCCAAAAGTttcaattgtaattgataaGCTAGTGGATGCTTTATCAATTCCATCAGAGAGTGTTCAAGTTGGTATTTCAAAATGTATCGCTCAATTGATTCCATCATTTAAGAAACAAGGTGATCGTTTAATTCCAATGTTAttagagaaattaaagaatagtagtggtaattATGCAGATAGACGTGGTGCAGCATTTGGTTTAGCAGGTTCTGTCAAGGGTTTAGGTATTGGTTCTTTGAAAAACTATTCAATTCTCGATACTCTTCAATCCTATATCGAAGATAAAAAACATCCAACTAGTCGTCAAGGTGCTTTATTTGCTTTCGAATGTCTTTGTAATACAATTGGTCGTGTTTTCGAACCATACATTATTCATATTCTTCCAAAACTTTTAGTTTGTTTTGGTGATAATGTTAGTGAGGTTCGTGATGCTACAGCAGATACTGCCAAAGCTATCATGTCACAACTTAGTGGTCATGGTGTTAAAATCGTTTTACCAGCACTATTAAAAGCATTGGATGATCGTTCATGGAGAACCAAAGAAGGctcaattgaattattggGTGCTATGGCTTTTTGTGCACCAAAACAACTCTCATCATGTTTACCAACTATTGTACCAAAACTTACCTATGTTCTCAATGATACTCATACCAAAGTTCAAGAAGCAGCTAAAGAAGCTCTCTCTCATATTGGTTCAGTCATTAGAAATCcagaaattcaaattcatgTACCATTATTACTTCAAACCTATGATGATCCAGAAATTCattcaaaagaattattagagAATCTTTTATCAACCAATTACGTTCATACAATTGATCCAGCTTCACTCTCTTTATTACTTCCAATTTTAGAGAGAACTCTTAAAGAGAGAAGTAgtgaattaaagaaaatgtcTTGTCAAATCGTTGGTAATCTTTGTTCATTAACTGAACCAAAAGATTTAGTAccttatttaaatattttaatgcCAGTTATGAAAACCGTACTTTTAGATCCAATTCCAGAGGTTAGAGCCATTTGTGCACGTGCACTTGGTTTATTAGTTCGTGGTATGGGTGAAGAGAATTTCTCAACTCTTATTCCTTGGTTATTGGAAACCGTTAAATCTGATCAAGGTGCTGTCGAAAGAAGTGGTGCTGCTCAAGGTTTATCAGAGGTTTTAGCTTCATTAGATATTAGTAGATTCAATTCATTAATCAATGAATTGTTAGCAATGACCAATTCACCACGTCCACATGTTAGAGAAGGTATTTTAtcaatctttatttttacacCAATTTCTTTGGGTGATCTTTTCCTTCCATATCTTCCAAAAGTTTTACCACAAGTTTTGAAAGGTTTAGCTGATGATTCTGATCCAGTTCGTGAAGTTTGTATGAGATGTGGTCAATCGATTGTTTTACAATTTGCAGTAACAGGTATTGAAGTGATTGTTCCAGCCTTAGAGAAAGTATTATTCCATGAAAATTGGAGAATTCGTTTATCTTGTGTTCAATTATTTGgtgatttattattcaaattagCAGGTACAACCGCTCAAGAAGTccaatcaaataatagttCTTATAATGctaaagatgatgatgatgatgaaccaGGTTCAAGTGGTAATGATATTCAAAAGATTTTAGGTAAAGAAAGATTAGGTCGTATTCTTTCATCATTGTATATGATGagatttgataataattcatcagtTCGTCAAAaggtattattaatttggaAATATATTGTTAGTAATACACCAAAGACACTTCGTGAGATTTTACCAACTCTTATTGAAATGATTATTAGTTCCATTGGTTCAAATAATGTTGAAAAGAGACAAATTTCCGCTAAAACTTTGGGTGATATTGTTAGTAAACTTAGTGATCGTATTTTACCAGAGATTTTACCAATTCTTGAACGTGGTCTTAGATCAGAACTCGAAGAAACTAGACAAGGTGTTTGTATTGGTCTTAGTGAAGTTATTTCCTCTGCAAAGACTCAATTACTTCCATACCTTTCAAGTGTTGTAACTTGTATCACCAAAGCATTATGTGATCCACTCATTGATGTTAGAGAGGCAGCCGCTAAAGCTTTCGATCATCTCTATCATACTTTTGGTTCAAAAGCTAGtaatgaaattttaccaCAACTTATTCAACTCTTGGATAATTCCAACAATAAGGATCTTGCTGGTTATGCTTTGGATGGTCTTCGTCAAGTTATTTTAGTTAGAAGTAGTATTGTATTGCCTGTACTTATTCCAAAACTTTTAAGTAGACCTATTTCAACAAGTAATGTCACTGCTTTATCATCACTTGCCGCTGATGCTGGTGAAGGTCTTTACGTTCATCTTTCAACTATTATTCCATCACTTATTGAATCTTTCACAAATCCAAATACTATTTCAAATgctaaagaaattaaagaagcCGCCGTTTCAATTTGTAAATCAATCGATGAACAAGGTTGGGATACTTTAATTGGATTGTTAATTGAACAAACTGAAATTAGATTACCAAATATTCGTTTGGGTGCTTGTGAACTCATTGGTGAATTCTATAATGGTAATACCATGGTCACTGAATATCCAGAGGAATTATTACTTTCATtactttcattatttaatgatcCAGATGCATTGGTACAACAAGCAGCAAATAATGCTTTGGGTTTCATCACTAAATCTTTGAAAAAAGATAATCTTACCTATTTACCAGTCTTCCAAAAAGGTATTCAATTGTTGGTTAATGAAACCTATGAAGAGGTTTCAACTATTCCAGGCTTTTGTTTACCAAAAGGTTTGGCTTCAGTTTTACCAGTTCTTATCTCTGGTCTTATGTATGGTACAAGTGATCAAAGAGAACAAGCTACCAATACCCTTAGAACCGTTATCAATCATACTAGTGCCGATGCTCTCAAACCATTTGTTATGCAAATCACTGGTCcattgattttggtaattgGTGATAAATTCCCATGGCAAGTTAAATCTGCAATCCTTCAAACTTTATCATTACTCATTAGTAAATCACCAGCAAGTATGAAGATTTTCCTTCATCAACTTCAACCAACCTTTATTAAATGTCTCTCTGATTCTCATAAAAATGTTAGAACCAATGCAGCCTCTGCTTTGGGTCTTTTAATGACATTAAGTTCTTCAGTTGatcaattggtaaattcATTAATCACTGGTATTAGTACAGCCGATAGTATTTCACAAGAAAGTAAACTTAGAGCACTTCAATCCATTTTTGAAAAGAAACCAAAAGTTGAACAAGCTACACTCGATAAAGCAATCGCCACCATTGTGGACTTCCTTTATCAACCTTCCGATGATCTCAGATCAATGGTCGCTCAAACTATTGGTGCCTCTTCAAAATGTTTTACTTCTCTCACtgaattgaatcaattcaTTAAAACCAATCTCATCTCACCTTCTCAATCAGTACTCTCTCGTTATGGTAAATCATTGGCATTGGGTGAAATTTTCAAAGCATCTGGTAAGAATTTAATCGATTCTCAATCACCAAATATGCCAAccatcattaaaatcattcaaaCCGATTGTCGTGATGAAAAAGGTCCAATTCGTGAATCCTCTGCTTATTTGGCTGAAGCTATTTTAGTTGCTTCGCCTTTAACCTATGCAAAGGATTTAGTACCTTCCATTTGTCATCTCATTGGTGATCAATCATCTTCCGTATCAATTAGTGCTCTCAATGTTATTAAACGTTTCTGTAAatcaaatcaacaattatcaaGACAATATTTACGTGATATTGTCGTACCAACTATGAATAGATTAAAAGAAAGAACTAATTTACCTCTAAAATTAGCTGCTGAAAGAACTTTAGTTCATTCACTTCAAATCTTTAAAGAATCCATTGTAAtggatgatttaattaaacaattagaaTTATCTGGTGATTCATCAATggcaaattctttaattgattatcatAAAAGagttttaatgaaattatcaCCTGATagtgatattgaaaaataa